In the genome of Raphanus sativus cultivar WK10039 unplaced genomic scaffold, ASM80110v3 Scaffold1532, whole genome shotgun sequence, one region contains:
- the LOC130504375 gene encoding uncharacterized protein LOC130504375, with protein sequence MFPCYYYTTSQACTFRFLRLSSSSSIVHIYIYINSSQGRLIFLFTITDNINFLLTIHKQKTHDSRGVYINKKKRMGACVSRECMRGDTAKLISLDGTLQEFSYPVKVWQILQKNPTSFVCNSDEMDIDDTVSAVFGNEELRLGQLYFVLPLTWLSHPLRAEQMAALAVKASSALTKSGGVSCDDSIWEIDSRSKKVAGVKTNGGGKGGKRRFTANLSTIAE encoded by the coding sequence ATGTTCCCTTGTTATTATTACACGACAAGTCAGGCGTGTACTTTTAGATTCTTGAggctatcttcttcttcctcgattgttcatatatatatatatataaactcgTCACAAGGTCGTCTGATCTTTCTATTCACAATCACAGACAACATCAACTTCTTACTTACTATACACAAACAGAAAACTCACGACTCACGAGGggtatatataaacaaaaaaaaaagaatgggtGCATGCGTTTCACGTGAATGTATGAGGGGAGACACGGCAAAGCTAATATCGTTGGACGGGACATTACAAGAGTTCTCATATCCGGTCAAAGTTTGGCAGATCTTGCAGAAAAACCCGACGAGTTTCGTATGTAACTCAGACGAAATGGACATCGACGATACAGTTTCAGCAGTATTCGGCAACGAGGAACTCCGATTGGGGCAACTTTACTTCGTTTTGCCGCTGACGTGGCTCAGTCATCCGCTAAGGGCGGAGCAAATGGCGGCGCTGGCTGTTAAAGCAAGCTCCGCATTGACCAAGAGCGGCGGAGTCAGTTGCGATGACTCCATTTGGGAAATAGATTCCCGATCAAAAAAAGTCGCCGGAGTGAAGACAAATGGCGGTGGCAAAGGTGGGAAGAGGAGATTTACTGCGAATTTGAGCACCATCGCGGAGTAG